The Amycolatopsis jiangsuensis nucleotide sequence CGCCCGGTCTTCGACCAGGACCGGGCGGAGCACGCCATCCGCGAGCTACTGCTCGCCTGCGGTGAGGACCCGGGTCGGGACGGTCTCCAGGACACCCCGGCCCGGGTCGCTCGCGCTTACCGGGAAATGTTCGCCGGCCTCTACACCGATCCGGACGAGGTGCTGGCGCGGACGTTCGACGAATCGCACGAGGAACTCGTGCTCGTCACCGACATCCCGATGTACTCGACGTGCGTGCCCGGCGGGCAGACCGTCAACGCGGTCGGCGGCGATGTCCCGGCCGGCAGCATCGAGGTGGGGGATCGGCTGTGGACGCTGGCCGGCGGACAGGTCGAGGAGACCACGGTCACCCGGATCAGCTCCCATCGGACTCCTGCGCTGGTCGAAGTCACCACTTCGGCCGGCAGTTTCCGGGTGACACCGGATCACCCGCTCGCCACGCCGAAGGGCTGGCAGGAAGCCGCGGACGTAACGGGCTCGCTCATCGAGTGGACTCCGCTGCGGCAGCTGAGCAGGCGCCCGGCCGCCGTCGGTGCGCGCGGTGGCGACGTGTCCGGCGGCTGGTACCGCAAACACGGCTTCCCGCAGGCGCTTGCGACTGGCTTGGCCGAATCCGAGTACGTCGAGGTGCGTTCGGTCGTGCTGATCGCCGAGCCGTCCACTGTGTACAGCTTCAAGTGCGAGCCGCATCCGACCTTCCTGATCGGCGGGCACCTGACGCACAACTGCGAACACCACCTGCTGTCCTTCCACGGCGCGGCGCACATCGGCTACATCCCCAATTCCGACGGCAAGGTCACCGGGTTGTCGAAGCTCGCCCGGCTCGTCGACCTCTACGCCAAGCGGCCGCAGGTGCAGGAGCGGCTGACGTCGCAGGTCGCGGACGCGCTGGTGCGCAGGCTGGAGCCGCGCGGGGTGATCGTGGTCATCGAGGCCGAGCATCTGTGCATGTCGATGCGCGGAATCCGCAAGCCGGGGTCGCGCACCACCACCTCGGCCGTTCGCGGGCTGTTGCGCACGTCGGCTTCGTCGCGGGCGGAGGCGCTGAACCTGATCCGGAGCAGCCGGTGATCCCGCGTCCGGACCGGTGCGCGGTGGTGGGCGTGCTCAACGTGACGCCGGATTCGTTCTCCGACGGCGGTCGTTACGTCGACCTCGACCAGGCGCTGGAGCATGCGCGCGAGATGTGGCGGCGCGGGGCGGACCTGATCGACGTCGGCGGTGAGTCGACGCGGCCCGGCGCGGCGCGGGTGGAGGCGGACATCGAGGCCGCGCGGGTGCTCCCGGTGATCCGGCAGCTGGCGTCCGAAGGCATGGCGCTGTCAGTGGACACCACCCGTGCCACCGTCGCGGAGTCCGCGCTCGAGGCCGGGGCGCGGGTGATCAACGACGTTTCGGGCGGGCTCGCCGATCCGGACATGGCGCGGGTGGCCGCCGCGTCGAAGGCACCGTGGGTGCTCATGCACTGGCGGGGGCACAGCAAGGACATGAACGCACTCGCCGGCTACACCGATGTGGTCGCCGAGGTGCGGGACGAGCTGTTGTCCCGGGTGGACGCCGCGCTCGCCGCGGGCGTCGAGGAGAGTGCGCTGGTGCTCGATCCCGGGCTGGGCTTCGCCAAGCGCGCGGAGCACGACTGGGCCCTGCTGCAGGGACTCGGTTCCCTGCTTTCTCTGGGTTTTCCGGTGCTCGTGGGTGCTTCGCGCAAACGCTTCCTCGGCCGTCTGCTGTCCGGAAAGGACGACGAGCCGCGACCGCCGGACGGCCGGGAGGTGGCGACCGCGGCAGTGTCCACGCTGGCCGCCGCGGCCGGCGCGTGGGGAGTGCGGGTGCACGAGGTGGGCGCATCACTCGACGCCGTGGCGGTCGCCGCGGCCTGGCAGCGCGGGAGGGCCGATGGCTGACCGGATCACGCTCACCGGACTGCGGGTGTTCGGCCGGCACGGTGTGTTCGAGCACGAGAAGCGTGACGGGCAGGAATTCGTCGTGGACGTCACGGTGTGGCTCGATCTGGGCCCGGCTGCGGCGTCGGACGATCTCGGCGAAACCCTGCACTACGGCGAACTGGCCGAGCTGGCCGCCGGGATCGTCGCAGGAGAGCCCCGTGATCTGATCGAGAGCGTCGCGGGCCGGATCGCCGACGAGGTGCTCGGCGACCAGCGGCTGAGCGCCGTGGAGGTCACCGTGCACAAGCCGTCCGCCCCGATCCCGCTGACGTTCGACGACGTCGCGGTCACCGTCCGGCGCGAACGGTGAGCCGCGCGGTCCTTTCGCTGGGCTCGAACCTCGGCGACCGGCTCGGCCACCTGCGTACCGCGATCGACGCGGTGCGTCCGGCCCTGGTCGCGGTGTCCGGGGTCTACGAGACGAAGCCGTGGGGTGTGGAGGACCAGCCGGACTTCCTGAACGCGGTCTGCGTCGTCGACGACCCGTCCCGCGACCACTGGGCCTGGCTGCGTACCGCCCAGTCCGCCGAACATGCCGCCGGCCGGGTCCGCGAACTGCGCTGGGGACCACGCACGTTGGATGTCGACATAGTGACAGTGCCCGGCGTGACGTCGGACGATCCGGAGCTGCTGCTGCCGCATCCGGGTACCCCCGACCGCGCGAGCGTGCTGATCCCCTGGCTGGACATCGAACCGGACGCCGACCTCCCCGGCCACGGCCGGATCGCCGACCTGCTGGCCAGGCTCCCGGAAGCGGACCGGGCAGGCGTCGTCCTGCGCCCGGAGTGGGCACTGACCTGACTGCGGCGGTACGGAAGCAGCCCGCCACCTCCGCCGTCGAGACGTGGTGCGGCGGTCGCGGGAAGTTCCCCCGGGAGCTCGTGGCAGCTCCCGGGGGAACCGGTCACGAGCGCAGAGCGGCCAGCACGAACCGCAGCTCTTCCTGGTTGGTCGGAATCGGCGGCCAGCCGTTGATGGTCGCCAGCAGCTGCCAGTACCGCTCGGCGCGGGGGTCGTTGCCGGAGTCGATCGTGGCGGCCAGCGTGCCGCGGAACGACGGGTCCTGCGGATCCTGGCCCGGTCCGGCCGATCCGGCCGCGATCTGCGCCGCCAGTGCGCGGCCGGATGCGGAGTCCGGGGCTTCGCCGGCGTCCAGTGCCGTGCGGGCCTGGGCGATCCAGCCGGACCAGTCCTGTTGCCCGGCTTCGCTCGGCTGCTCGTACTCGCCGGTCGCGCGGGCGGCCGCCTGGCGTTCGCTCATCTCGCGGATCAGTCCGCGGAAGTCCGGGTCCTGCACGAGTTCGGCGAACTCGATCCAGGCCGCCAGCTGCTCCGGCGCCGGATCGTCCGGCAGCTCCGGTTTGGCCGCGCGCATCCAGGCGTAGAACTCGGGGTCCACGTCGAGCCCCGCTTCCATCTCCGTCCAGAACTCGTCGACCAGCCGGCGACGTTGTTCGTCCGGCATCCGGGCGAGCCGATTCATCAGATTCACTTCCTCCAGCTCGGAATCACGTTTCACCACCGCGCGCAGTACCGCGCGGCGCAGCCGCAACCGCCGGATCTGCTCGTCCAGTGCCTCGACGTGGTGGACGGCGAGGTCACGCACCCGCGTCTCCCGAGCCAGGGCACGGGCGATGTCGGGCAGGCCGACGCCGAGCTCCCGCAGCGTCCGCACCAGCTCCAGCCGGGCGAGCGCGTGCGCGTCGTACAGCCGGTAGCCGGAGCCGGACCGCCGGGTGGGCGGGCACAGGCCTTCGTCGGAGTAGAACCGGATGGTCTTCACCGGCAGCCCCGTCCGCCGGGACAGCTCGCCGATCGTGAAGACCGTGGTGGCAGGCATGGCAGGCATCGTGAAGTCTCCAGTCGCTGGAGAGTCAAGACTTGCAGATCACGCTCGGTACGGTGGGGGCATGCACTTCACCCGGCCCCGGGACCTGGTGGTGGCCGCGGTCGCCGGTTTCGCCGTGGTCTATCTGCTCTTCCTGCTGGCTTACGGCGATCTACCGCGGCTTCCGCTGTTCGCGGGCGTCACCTTCGCGGTGCTCGCGGTGGCCGAGGGGATACTGGCGTTCTCGATCCGGGCGCGGATCAAGTCGGGCCGGGTGAGCGGAGCGGTCGGCATCGCGCGGTCGGTCGCGCTCGCGAAGGCCTCGTCGCTCGCCGGTGCGTTCCTGGGTGCCGGCTGGCTGGCCGCATTCGGTTACGTCTTCCCCCGACGTGACGAACTCATCGCCGCGGTCTTCGACAGCCGCGCGGCAGTGGTCGGCGTCGTGTCATCAGCCCTGCTCGTAGCTGCTGGTTTGTGGTTGGAGCACTGTTGCCGCACCCCGCCGGAGAAGCCAGGGCAACAGACCGGTTAACGATTCGATCCGCCCACTCGAAGTACCGACTGGGTCTCATTCGGGTCACTGGAAGGTACGGTGTTCGGCATGACTGGCGTGGGTGACGACTCGCGCGGCCGCCTACTCGGCAGGCCGTGGCTGATCGTCGGAGTGGTCCTCGCCATCGGCGCCACCCTCGCGCTGGTGCTCAGCGACGACCTCCGGTTTCTCCGGCTCGGCATCGTCGCCGCGTTGTGGGCCGCGCTGATCGGCGCGTTCCTCGCCGTGCGCTACCGCAAGAACGCGGCACACAGCGAGGACGCGGTCGCCGAGGCGCAGGCGGTGTACGAACTCGAGCTGGAACGCGAGATCGCGGCCCGGCGTGAGTACGAGCTGGAGATCGAAGCCGAGACGCGCGAGGCCGCGCAGGCCCAGTCCCGCGAGGAACTGGACGCGCTGCGGTCCGAGGTGGCCGCGTTGCGCGAAAGCCTGCAGTCGCTGCTCGGCGGCGAAGTGCTGCTCGAACGCGTGGCGCTCACCGCGCAGGCCACCCGGATGCGCGCGCTGAACGACGAGCAGCGGCTGGTCACCGCGAGTGCGGAAGGCAAGAACGGCAACGGCAAGAAGCCGGCCCAGCTGCTCGCGCCGAAGAAGCCGTCGGCAGGGACCACTGAACGGCCGACCGAGCTGATGGACCGGGTGCTGGACTCCGCGCCCGACGAACGCCGTCGTAAGCCGGCCGCCACGGGCGCGCGTCCCACCGGCAAGCACCCGGTCGCGCACCGTACACAGCAGCTCGCCCGCCCTCATCAGGATCCGGCGGAACCTTCCTACGGTCGTGAGAACGGTGCGCCACACGTCCGCGCCGGGGAACCGGACTCCGGTCCGGAGTCGCCCGCCGCCCGCGCCGTGAAGGAAGCCGAGCTCCGGGCCGAGGCGGGACGCCGCCAGACCGCGGACTCCCAGCCGACGCGCACGGTCACCCCTGTCGGTTCGGTCGCCGAGCCCGAGGCAGGCTCGGAGAACCCCGGTGCCGAACCGACTCGCCAGGTCCCTCGCCTCGGCGCCCGGCCGGCCCCGCGCCGCCGCCCGGACGCGGCCGAGGCCCCACGGCCCGCCCCGGAGGAACGGACCGAGGTCTCCCCCCTGGCGGCGCCCTCACCAGCCGAGTCGAACGGCCACCGTTCCTCCGGACGAGGAGGCTGGACGGAAGCCGAACTCGAGCAGCCGAACGGTCGTTCCGCTGGCCGTGGCGGCTGGGCCGACAGCGGTCAGGAACCGGTTGAGTCGAACGGCCGCCGTTCCGCAGGGCGTGGTGGCTGGGAGGACGCCGAACACGAGCAGCCGGAGCCGCACCGCCGTTCCGCCCCGGGTGGGCGGGCCGAGGGTGAAGCCGGATCGAATCGCCGTCGTCCCGCTCCCGGCCGGTGGGCCGAGGCGGGCGCGGAGTCCGCTGAGCCGAACGGTCGCCGCCCCGCGCCGGGCCGGTGGACGGGCAACGGACCCGGCCGGCCGGAGCCGAACGGCCAAGCCGCACCGGGCCAGTGGACCGCCGGGACCGGACCGGAGCAGGCTGAGCCGAACGGTCGTACTGCTCCGGGACAGTGGGCCGGACAGGCGCCGGGCGAAGCGAATGGCCGCCGTTCCGCGCCGGGTCGATCGGCTGACTCGGGCGGTCGCCGGGCCGCGGGCGGAGCATGGGGCGCACCGGACGCCACGTCGGTCTCCCGGCCGGAAGCTGAGCCGGAGGCATCCGTGGGTGCCCCTGCCGCGCCAGCGGCCGAGGAGTCCGCTGCCGGACGGCGTGCCGCGGGCCACCGGGCTGCGGACGAGGTGGACGACACCACCGTCGCGAACCAGAACGGCGAAGCCACCTCGGCGTGGAAACCTGTCTGGGACAACGGATTCACCCCCGGACCGTCCGGCGCGAACTCGTCAGCCGGCTCGCATTCTTCGGCCGCGAATCCGCCGGCTGCCGCGGGCCGGTCGGCCGCCGCGAATCAGCCGGCTGGCTCGAACCCGTCAGCCTCCGAGAACTCGGCGGCCGCTGCGGACTTGTCGGGTGGCTCGCATTCGTCGGCTGCCGCCAATACTTCGGCCGCCGCGAATCCGCCGGCTGCCGCGAACCCATCGGCTGCCGCGAACCCATCGTCCGGCGCGAACTCGTCACCCGGCTCGAATCCGTCCAATGCGGCGAATCCGTCGGCCACCGGTTCGTTCCGTCCGCCCTCGCGGCTGGAGCAGTTCTCGCGGTCTGATCTGTCCCCACTGGCCGTCGACACTCCCACCGGACGGCACGGCACGCCCGCGGACGATGAACCGGCCAATCCGACGTTGCCCGAATCCGTGCGCGACAACGCTGTCGATGGCACAGGTGGCCGTCGTCGGCGGGCGGACGACGAGCCGTCGTCCGCCGCGGGGGGACGCCGCCGCCGTCCGGACGGCGAACCGCCGGCCTGGGAGAACCAGCGGCACGCCGCCGCGGAGCCGGAGGCCCCGGCACGGGGCCGTCGAGCCGCACCCGAGCCCGCGGAGTCCGGGCACAGTCAGCACCCCGGCCCGGAAACCGGCGAACCGGCATCCGGTGGCCGCCGCTCGGCCGAGCGCGCCGAAACGGGCTCACACGCGTCCGGCCGATCGGTCACCGAACTGCTCGCAGCCAACGGCAAGGCAGAGTCCTCACCTCGCCGACGCCGTCGCGCGGAGGACTGAACGCCGTTCACGCGGCGGCGTCGTGCGTCGAGGATTGATCGCCGTCCGTCTACCGGCGTCGTGCTGAGGACCGGTCGCGGTCCGTCTACCGGCGTTGTCGCGCGGGGGTGAGTGCCATCCCGTGGGCCCCGAAGACCTGTCGCGTTCCGCCCGCTGGCTCCGAGGACCCGGTCGCTGTCCACCCATGGACGCAGTCGCGCCGAGGATTGATCGCGTCCACCCGCCGCCGTGGCGCCGAGGATCGATCGCCGTCCACCGACCGACGCGGTCGCCCTGAGGACCGATCCCCGCCCGCCCAGTGGCACAGTCGCGCGGAGGGCTGAACGGCGTCTGCCCACCCGGCATTCGCTAACCCGTCTGCGTAGGGTGACCGCTCGTGAATGGAACCCTTCTCGCGAAGGCTCCCCGATCCCGGCGTGTCACTGTGCTGCTGCCCGTGTTCGGGCTCATCGTGGTGGCGCTCTGCGCCCTGTTCCTGTTCGGCCTGGCCACTGCGCGGGTCGGCTGGCTCGCGGTGGCCATCGGGGTGCTCGCCGCGCTGGTGCCGGTCGGGCTGGTCGTCGCCGGATTCCTGTGGGTCGACCGCTGGGAGCCCGAACCGGCGAAACTGCTGCTGCTCGGGTTCGCCTGGGGCGCCTGCATCGCCACGATCGTCGCGCTGCTCATCAACAGCGGGGCGGAAGCCGTCGGTGATCTGCTGCTCGGCGGCGGCAGCGGGAGCAAGCTCAGCGCGCTGGTGTCCGCGCCGTTGGTCGAAGAAGCCGCGAAGGGTGCCTTCGTCCTGCTGATCTTCTGGCGCCGCCGCGAGGAATTCGACGGCGTGGTCGACGGCGTGGTCTACGCGGGCTTCTCCGCGGCCGGATTCGCGTTCACCGAGAACATCTACTACTTCGGCCGGGCGTTCGCCGACTACGGTTTCGGCAACGGCGGAAACGCCGGGGTGCTCGCCGCGTTCTTCCTGCGCGGCGTGCTTTCCCCGTTCACCCATCCGCTCTTCACCGTGATGACCGGCATCGGTTTCGGGGTGGCCGCGCGCACCGCGCAACGGTCGGTGCGGATCTGTGCCCCGATCGCCGGGTACCTCGTCGGCGTGTGCCTGCACGCGCTGTGGAACAGCGCCGCCACGCTCGGTGGCTCCGACGCTTTCCTCACCGTGTACTTCCTGGTGATGGTGCCGCTGTTCATCGGAGTCATCTACGTGGTCGTGCTGCAACGGCGCCGGGAACAGAAGATCGTGGCCGCCGCGTTGCCCCGGATGGCCGCCGCCCGCTGGATCGCGCCCTCGGAAATCGAGCTGCTGGCAAGCCTTTCCGGTCGACGGGCGTGGCGAAGGCAGGCTCGGCGGGAGTCCGGCCGGGCCGCGGCGAGGGCGGTCGGCCAGTACCAGGCGAGCGTGTCCGAGCTGGCTTTCCTCCGGCGCACCCGGCTGCGCACCGAAGAGGACCGGCGCCGCCAGGACGAACTGCTGCACGCATTGCGGACGGCCCGGGCGGACGCGATGCGCCTGGCCACCGACGGCGATCGCGCCGACCGCGCCACCAATGGCGACAACCGGTGATCAACCCCCTGCCAGGGGTAACTCGACCGTGCCAAAAACCCGTGCCGACCGGGGGATGGCTGTCCGGGAACCGGTAGGTCCGGCTAGGGTTCGCCCGCGCCGGCGGTCCGGGTGAAGCTGGTCACCCGGGCGCCGCGAACCGGCCCGGCCGGGGCTACTCTCGCGCCGTCGTCTGGTACCCGCGCCCCCAGAGCGGGACTGGAACGAGCACTAGGAGTATCAAGTCATGAGCGTCCACAGGCGCACGCTGTGAGCCGGCCCGCTCGCCTCGCGGTGGGTGTGGTCTCCGCCGGCCGCGTGGGCACCGTCCTCGGCGCCGCGCTGGCCCGGGCGGGACACACCGTCGTCGCCGCTTCCGGACTGTCCGCCGCGTCGCTGTCCCGCGCCGAGCAGCTGCTGCCCGACGTGCCGCTGCTGCCTCCCGACGAGGTCGTGCGGCGGGCCGATCTGGTCCTGCTGGCGTTGCCGGACGACGCGCTGCCCGGGATGCTGCGCGGCCTGGTCGCCACCGAGTCCGTGCGACCCGGCCAGATCGTCGTCCACACCTCCGGCGCGCACGGCATCGACGTGCTCGCGCCGGCCGCCGACGCGGGTGCGCTCCCGCTCGCGCTGCACCCCGTCCTCACCTTCACCGGCCGTGCGGAAGACCTGGAACGGCTGGCCACGGCCAGTATCGGCGTCACCGCCGCGGCCGAGGACGAGGCAGCGTGGAACGTGGGTGAGGCGCTCGCGGTGGAGATGGGTGCCGAGCCGGTGCGGATCCCCGAATCCGCTCGCGCGCTGTACCACGCTGCGCTGGCGCACGGCGCGAACCACTTGATGACGCTCGTCGCCGACTGCACGGAGGTCCTGCGCACCGCCGGGATCGCCCAGGCAGAGCGGCTGGTCGCACCGCTGCTTTCGGCCGCGCTGGACAATGTCCTGCGCCACGGCGACCGGGCGCTCACCGGACCGGTCGCGCGTGGCGATCTCGGGACCGTGGGCAAGCACCTCGACGTGCTGTCCACGCAGGCCCCGCGGGTCGCCACGGCGTACCGGGCGCTGGCCCGTCGCACCGCCGAGCGGTCCCACTCCGCCGGGCTGCTCGACGCGGCA carries:
- the folP gene encoding dihydropteroate synthase, which gives rise to MIPRPDRCAVVGVLNVTPDSFSDGGRYVDLDQALEHAREMWRRGADLIDVGGESTRPGAARVEADIEAARVLPVIRQLASEGMALSVDTTRATVAESALEAGARVINDVSGGLADPDMARVAAASKAPWVLMHWRGHSKDMNALAGYTDVVAEVRDELLSRVDAALAAGVEESALVLDPGLGFAKRAEHDWALLQGLGSLLSLGFPVLVGASRKRFLGRLLSGKDDEPRPPDGREVATAAVSTLAAAAGAWGVRVHEVGASLDAVAVAAAWQRGRADG
- the folB gene encoding dihydroneopterin aldolase; its protein translation is MADRITLTGLRVFGRHGVFEHEKRDGQEFVVDVTVWLDLGPAAASDDLGETLHYGELAELAAGIVAGEPRDLIESVAGRIADEVLGDQRLSAVEVTVHKPSAPIPLTFDDVAVTVRRER
- the folK gene encoding 2-amino-4-hydroxy-6-hydroxymethyldihydropteridine diphosphokinase, whose translation is MSRAVLSLGSNLGDRLGHLRTAIDAVRPALVAVSGVYETKPWGVEDQPDFLNAVCVVDDPSRDHWAWLRTAQSAEHAAGRVRELRWGPRTLDVDIVTVPGVTSDDPELLLPHPGTPDRASVLIPWLDIEPDADLPGHGRIADLLARLPEADRAGVVLRPEWALT
- a CDS encoding helix-turn-helix domain-containing protein, which translates into the protein MPATTVFTIGELSRRTGLPVKTIRFYSDEGLCPPTRRSGSGYRLYDAHALARLELVRTLRELGVGLPDIARALARETRVRDLAVHHVEALDEQIRRLRLRRAVLRAVVKRDSELEEVNLMNRLARMPDEQRRRLVDEFWTEMEAGLDVDPEFYAWMRAAKPELPDDPAPEQLAAWIEFAELVQDPDFRGLIREMSERQAAARATGEYEQPSEAGQQDWSGWIAQARTALDAGEAPDSASGRALAAQIAAGSAGPGQDPQDPSFRGTLAATIDSGNDPRAERYWQLLATINGWPPIPTNQEELRFVLAALRS
- a CDS encoding DUF3180 domain-containing protein yields the protein MHFTRPRDLVVAAVAGFAVVYLLFLLAYGDLPRLPLFAGVTFAVLAVAEGILAFSIRARIKSGRVSGAVGIARSVALAKASSLAGAFLGAGWLAAFGYVFPRRDELIAAVFDSRAAVVGVVSSALLVAAGLWLEHCCRTPPEKPGQQTG
- a CDS encoding DUF6779 domain-containing protein, encoding MTGVGDDSRGRLLGRPWLIVGVVLAIGATLALVLSDDLRFLRLGIVAALWAALIGAFLAVRYRKNAAHSEDAVAEAQAVYELELEREIAARREYELEIEAETREAAQAQSREELDALRSEVAALRESLQSLLGGEVLLERVALTAQATRMRALNDEQRLVTASAEGKNGNGKKPAQLLAPKKPSAGTTERPTELMDRVLDSAPDERRRKPAATGARPTGKHPVAHRTQQLARPHQDPAEPSYGRENGAPHVRAGEPDSGPESPAARAVKEAELRAEAGRRQTADSQPTRTVTPVGSVAEPEAGSENPGAEPTRQVPRLGARPAPRRRPDAAEAPRPAPEERTEVSPLAAPSPAESNGHRSSGRGGWTEAELEQPNGRSAGRGGWADSGQEPVESNGRRSAGRGGWEDAEHEQPEPHRRSAPGGRAEGEAGSNRRRPAPGRWAEAGAESAEPNGRRPAPGRWTGNGPGRPEPNGQAAPGQWTAGTGPEQAEPNGRTAPGQWAGQAPGEANGRRSAPGRSADSGGRRAAGGAWGAPDATSVSRPEAEPEASVGAPAAPAAEESAAGRRAAGHRAADEVDDTTVANQNGEATSAWKPVWDNGFTPGPSGANSSAGSHSSAANPPAAAGRSAAANQPAGSNPSASENSAAAADLSGGSHSSAAANTSAAANPPAAANPSAAANPSSGANSSPGSNPSNAANPSATGSFRPPSRLEQFSRSDLSPLAVDTPTGRHGTPADDEPANPTLPESVRDNAVDGTGGRRRRADDEPSSAAGGRRRRPDGEPPAWENQRHAAAEPEAPARGRRAAPEPAESGHSQHPGPETGEPASGGRRSAERAETGSHASGRSVTELLAANGKAESSPRRRRRAED
- a CDS encoding PrsW family intramembrane metalloprotease → MLLPVFGLIVVALCALFLFGLATARVGWLAVAIGVLAALVPVGLVVAGFLWVDRWEPEPAKLLLLGFAWGACIATIVALLINSGAEAVGDLLLGGGSGSKLSALVSAPLVEEAAKGAFVLLIFWRRREEFDGVVDGVVYAGFSAAGFAFTENIYYFGRAFADYGFGNGGNAGVLAAFFLRGVLSPFTHPLFTVMTGIGFGVAARTAQRSVRICAPIAGYLVGVCLHALWNSAATLGGSDAFLTVYFLVMVPLFIGVIYVVVLQRRREQKIVAAALPRMAAARWIAPSEIELLASLSGRRAWRRQARRESGRAAARAVGQYQASVSELAFLRRTRLRTEEDRRRQDELLHALRTARADAMRLATDGDRADRATNGDNR
- a CDS encoding Rossmann-like and DUF2520 domain-containing protein, translating into MERALGVSSHERPQAHAVSRPARLAVGVVSAGRVGTVLGAALARAGHTVVAASGLSAASLSRAEQLLPDVPLLPPDEVVRRADLVLLALPDDALPGMLRGLVATESVRPGQIVVHTSGAHGIDVLAPAADAGALPLALHPVLTFTGRAEDLERLATASIGVTAAAEDEAAWNVGEALAVEMGAEPVRIPESARALYHAALAHGANHLMTLVADCTEVLRTAGIAQAERLVAPLLSAALDNVLRHGDRALTGPVARGDLGTVGKHLDVLSTQAPRVATAYRALARRTAERSHSAGLLDAASADALTDLLADPAEGQTP